The Betta splendens chromosome 4, fBetSpl5.4, whole genome shotgun sequence genome contains a region encoding:
- the LOC114853941 gene encoding excitatory amino acid transporter 5-like isoform X3, whose protein sequence is MEELLLPSSNEEPRPDPRSSRTMGNRLKAFLQVMLSGDLKRNVKSFCKRNGLLTLSVIAVATGCMLGFMLRGTQMSTQAKIYFSFPGELLMRMLKMLILPLITSSLMSGLSSMESKACCRMGVLTVTYYLWTTFIAVVVGIVLVVIIKPGVGTEVESNRLGGGPVMTSADALLDLIRNMVPSNLIEATFQQYKTDLVPVLKVPSRTIQPNFVYVIPDDRDTKGRTVYLELTPAPEVVYRISPGSSQQMNVLGIVVFSATMGLLLGRMGERGLPLINVCQCINECVMKIINAAVWYFPFGIIFLVAGKILDMQDPSTLGRKLGWYGITVLAGLFVHGLILLPLFYFLLTRKNPFSYIRGLLQAMVIALATSSRSESRTVMVQLLTWVCTSSYCIFPHILCVLSSATLPITMKCLLENCCVERQIARFVLPVGATINMDGTALYEAVAAIFIAQVNDYELDFGQLITISITATAASIGAAGIPQAGLVTMVIVLTSVGLPPDDITLIVAIDWILDRFRTMINVLGDALAAGIIAHLCRKDFPLGGAGQETVDRKSQAEVRDSCKV, encoded by the exons ATGGAGGAGCTTCTTTTACCGAGCAGCAATGAGGAGCCGCGGCCGGACCCCAGGTCGAGCAGGACAATGGGGAATCGGCTCAAGGCCTTCCTCCAGGTGATGCTGAGCGGAGATCTCAAGAGGAACGTGAAGAGTTTTTGTAAAAGGAACGGGCTACTGACGCTATCGGTGATCGCTGTGGCTACCGGCTGCATGCTGGGGTTCATGCTGAGAGGAACCCAGATGTCCACACAG GCTAAAATCTACTTTTCTTTTCCTGGAGAACTGCTGATGAGGATGCTGAAGATGCTCATTCTTCCTCTCATCACTTCCAG TTTGATGTCGGGTCTGTCGTCGATGGAGTCGAAGGCGTGCTGTCGAATGGGTGTCCTCACCGTTACCTACTACCTGTGGACCACCTTCATCGCTGTGGTGGTGGGCATCGTGCTGGTTGTCATCATCAAACCAGGCGTGGGGACGGAGGTGGAAAGCAATCGACTGGGAGGGGGGCCCGTCATGACGTCAGCCGACGCCCTGCTGGACCTCATCAG aAACATGGTTCCCTCTAATCTGATCGAGGCCACGTTTCAGCAG TACAAAACTGACCTGGTTCCGGTCCTCAAAGTCCCAAGCAGAACCATCCAGCCCAATTTTGTCTATGTCATCCCTGATGACCGTGATACCAAAGGTCGGACGGTGTATCTGGAGCTGACTCCGGCCCCTGAGGTCGTGTACAGGATAAGTCCAGGCAGCAGCCAACAGATGAATGTCCTGGGCATCGTGGTCTTCTCTGCCACCATGG gtCTGCTGCTGGGCAGGATGGGAGAGCGAGGGCTGCCACTCATcaatgtgtgtcagtgcatcAACGAGTGCGTTATGAAGATCATCAACGCCGCCGTGTG GTACTTTCCTTTTGGCATCATCTTCCTGGTGGCGGGGAAGATCTTGGACATGCAGGACCCGAGCACCCTGGGGAGGAAGCTGGGCTGGTACGGCATCACCGTGCTTGCCGGGCTCTTTGTCCACGGGCTCATCCTCCTGCCGCTCTTTTACTTCCTGCTCACGAGGAAAAACCCTTTCTCATACATCCGCGGGCTGCTGCAGGCCATGGTGATCGCCTTGGCAACCTCCTCCAGGTCAGAGTCCAGGACAGTTATGGTTCAGCTGCTCACCTGGGTTTGCACCAGTTCTTATTGTATCTTCCCTCATATTCTGTGTGTCCTCAGCTCGGCTACGCTGCCCATCACCATGAAGTGTTTGCTGGAGAACTGTTGTGTCGAGAGGCAGATTGCTCGCTTCGTCCTCCCTGTGGGAGCCACCATCAACATGGATGGCACGGCTCTGTACGAGGCTGTGGCTGCCATTTTCATCGCTCAGGTCAACGACTATGAGCTGGACTTTGGTCAGCTGATCACCATCAG CATCACGGCTACAGCTGCCAGCATCGGTGCAGCAGGAATCCCCCAGGCTGGgctggttaccatggtgattGTACTCACTTCAGTGGGGTTGCCTCCAGATGACATCACTCTGATTGTGGCCATTGATTGGATCCT TGACAGGTTTCGGACTATGATCAATGTGCTGGGTGACGCCCTTGCAGCAGGAATTATTGCTCACCTTTGTCGAAAAGATTTCCCGCTAGGCGGAGCTGGACAG GAGACAGTGGACAGGAAGAGCCAGGCTGAGGTGAGGGACAGCTGCAAAGTTTGA
- the LOC114853942 gene encoding zinc transporter ZIP3-like isoform X2: MQILVAKLLGLLGLFSLMLAGVLIPVRLLLVDYEKAHRYRRALSLCNSFGGGVFLATCFNALLPAVRDKTILTFRKEKPSFIDLETFNAGGSEAGSDSEYDTPFISSAQGSVSGDHRSHGHQHGHFSPAELAGAGPLRLASLVLALSAHSVFEGLALGLQEDGAKLGSLFLGVAVHETLAAVALGVSVAKASLGIKDASKLGVTVSLMIPLGMLVGMGIESAQNLAGSVVSVVLQGLAAGTFLFVTFFEILSRELEEKRDRLLKVLFLILGYAALAVLVFIKW, from the exons ATGCAGATCCTGGTGGCGAAGCTGCTTGGCCTGCTGGGGTTGTTCAGCCTCATGCTGGCAGGCGTCCTGATCCCAGTGCGCCTCCTGCTGGTCGACTATGAGAAGGCGCACAGGTACAGGAgagccctctctctctgtaacTCGTTTGGAGGAGGTGTGTTTCTCGCAACATGCTTCAACGCTTTGCTGCCCGCCGTCAGAGACAAG ACCATCCTCACCTTCAGGAAAGAGAAGCCCTCCTTCATCGACCTGGAGACCTTTAATGCCGGGGGCTCCGAGGCCGGCAGCGACTCCGAGTACGACACTCCCTTCATCTCCTCGGCGCAGGGCTCCGTGAGTGGTGATCACCGCTCCCACGGACACCAGCACGGACACTTCAGTCCAGCTGAGCTAGCGGGGGCAGGTCCTCTACGGCTCGCTAGCTTGGTCCTGGCTCTGTCAGCTCACTCTGTGTTTGAAGGCTTGGCTCTGGGCCTCCAGGAGGACGGAGCCAAACTTGGGAGCCTGTTCCTGGGTGTGGCTGTACATGAAACGCTGGCTGCTGTTGCTCTCGGTGTCAGCGTGGCCAAGGCCTCACTTGGCATAAAGGATGCATCCAAGCTGGGCGTCACAGTCAGCTTAATGATCCCACTGGGTATGTTGGTGGGAATGGGCATTGAGTCGGCTCAGAACCTGGCGGGCAGCGTGGTGTCAGTGGTGCTGCAGGGACTTGCTGCCGGCACCTTTCTGTTTGTCACCTTTTTTGAGATTCTGTctagggagctggaggagaaacggGACCGGCTGCTGAAGGTGCTCTTCTTGATCCTTGGGTATGCAGCACTCGCTGTCCTCGTCTTCATCAAATGGTGA
- the LOC114853941 gene encoding excitatory amino acid transporter 5-like isoform X1 has translation MEELLLPSSNEEPRPDPRSSRTMGNRLKAFLQVMLSGDLKRNVKSFCKRNGLLTLSVIAVATGCMLGFMLRGTQMSTQAKIYFSFPGELLMRMLKMLILPLITSSLMSGLSSMESKACCRMGVLTVTYYLWTTFIAVVVGIVLVVIIKPGVGTEVESNRLGGGPVMTSADALLDLIRNMVPSNLIEATFQQYKTDLVPVLKVPSRTIQPNFVYVIPDDRDTKGRTVYLELTPAPEVVYRISPGSSQQMNVLGIVVFSATMGLLLGRMGERGLPLINVCQCINECVMKIINAAVWYFPFGIIFLVAGKILDMQDPSTLGRKLGWYGITVLAGLFVHGLILLPLFYFLLTRKNPFSYIRGLLQAMVIALATSSRSESRTVMVQLLTWVCTSSYCIFPHILCVLSSATLPITMKCLLENCCVERQIARFVLPVGATINMDGTALYEAVAAIFIAQVNDYELDFGQLITISITATAASIGAAGIPQAGLVTMVIVLTSVGLPPDDITLIVAIDWILDRFRTMINVLGDALAAGIIAHLCRKDFPLGGAGQSVPSYGTQNPHTQKSCHSVDVPMTDVHSHRECVYEVTGDSACGRRAHTIYYNICQV, from the exons ATGGAGGAGCTTCTTTTACCGAGCAGCAATGAGGAGCCGCGGCCGGACCCCAGGTCGAGCAGGACAATGGGGAATCGGCTCAAGGCCTTCCTCCAGGTGATGCTGAGCGGAGATCTCAAGAGGAACGTGAAGAGTTTTTGTAAAAGGAACGGGCTACTGACGCTATCGGTGATCGCTGTGGCTACCGGCTGCATGCTGGGGTTCATGCTGAGAGGAACCCAGATGTCCACACAG GCTAAAATCTACTTTTCTTTTCCTGGAGAACTGCTGATGAGGATGCTGAAGATGCTCATTCTTCCTCTCATCACTTCCAG TTTGATGTCGGGTCTGTCGTCGATGGAGTCGAAGGCGTGCTGTCGAATGGGTGTCCTCACCGTTACCTACTACCTGTGGACCACCTTCATCGCTGTGGTGGTGGGCATCGTGCTGGTTGTCATCATCAAACCAGGCGTGGGGACGGAGGTGGAAAGCAATCGACTGGGAGGGGGGCCCGTCATGACGTCAGCCGACGCCCTGCTGGACCTCATCAG aAACATGGTTCCCTCTAATCTGATCGAGGCCACGTTTCAGCAG TACAAAACTGACCTGGTTCCGGTCCTCAAAGTCCCAAGCAGAACCATCCAGCCCAATTTTGTCTATGTCATCCCTGATGACCGTGATACCAAAGGTCGGACGGTGTATCTGGAGCTGACTCCGGCCCCTGAGGTCGTGTACAGGATAAGTCCAGGCAGCAGCCAACAGATGAATGTCCTGGGCATCGTGGTCTTCTCTGCCACCATGG gtCTGCTGCTGGGCAGGATGGGAGAGCGAGGGCTGCCACTCATcaatgtgtgtcagtgcatcAACGAGTGCGTTATGAAGATCATCAACGCCGCCGTGTG GTACTTTCCTTTTGGCATCATCTTCCTGGTGGCGGGGAAGATCTTGGACATGCAGGACCCGAGCACCCTGGGGAGGAAGCTGGGCTGGTACGGCATCACCGTGCTTGCCGGGCTCTTTGTCCACGGGCTCATCCTCCTGCCGCTCTTTTACTTCCTGCTCACGAGGAAAAACCCTTTCTCATACATCCGCGGGCTGCTGCAGGCCATGGTGATCGCCTTGGCAACCTCCTCCAGGTCAGAGTCCAGGACAGTTATGGTTCAGCTGCTCACCTGGGTTTGCACCAGTTCTTATTGTATCTTCCCTCATATTCTGTGTGTCCTCAGCTCGGCTACGCTGCCCATCACCATGAAGTGTTTGCTGGAGAACTGTTGTGTCGAGAGGCAGATTGCTCGCTTCGTCCTCCCTGTGGGAGCCACCATCAACATGGATGGCACGGCTCTGTACGAGGCTGTGGCTGCCATTTTCATCGCTCAGGTCAACGACTATGAGCTGGACTTTGGTCAGCTGATCACCATCAG CATCACGGCTACAGCTGCCAGCATCGGTGCAGCAGGAATCCCCCAGGCTGGgctggttaccatggtgattGTACTCACTTCAGTGGGGTTGCCTCCAGATGACATCACTCTGATTGTGGCCATTGATTGGATCCT TGACAGGTTTCGGACTATGATCAATGTGCTGGGTGACGCCCTTGCAGCAGGAATTATTGCTCACCTTTGTCGAAAAGATTTCCCGCTAGGCGGAGCTGGACAG TCGGTGCCGTCCTACGGCACACAGAACCCTCACACTCAGAAGAGCTGCCACAGCGTGGATGTGCCAATGACAGACGTCCACTCACACAGAGAGTGTGTGTACGAAGTGACGGGCGACTCGGCATGTGGCAGGCGAGCGCACACCATCTACTACAACATCTGCCAGGTGTGA
- the LOC114853942 gene encoding zinc transporter ZIP3-like isoform X1 translates to MQILVAKLLGLLGLFSLMLAGVLIPVRLLLVDYEKAHRYRRALSLCNSFGGGVFLATCFNALLPAVRDKVGDVFRQLNISSDYPLAETMMMLGFFLTVFVEQTILTFRKEKPSFIDLETFNAGGSEAGSDSEYDTPFISSAQGSVSGDHRSHGHQHGHFSPAELAGAGPLRLASLVLALSAHSVFEGLALGLQEDGAKLGSLFLGVAVHETLAAVALGVSVAKASLGIKDASKLGVTVSLMIPLGMLVGMGIESAQNLAGSVVSVVLQGLAAGTFLFVTFFEILSRELEEKRDRLLKVLFLILGYAALAVLVFIKW, encoded by the exons ATGCAGATCCTGGTGGCGAAGCTGCTTGGCCTGCTGGGGTTGTTCAGCCTCATGCTGGCAGGCGTCCTGATCCCAGTGCGCCTCCTGCTGGTCGACTATGAGAAGGCGCACAGGTACAGGAgagccctctctctctgtaacTCGTTTGGAGGAGGTGTGTTTCTCGCAACATGCTTCAACGCTTTGCTGCCCGCCGTCAGAGACAAG GTGGGTGATGTGTTTAGGCAGCTGAACATCAGCAGTGACTATCCCCTGGCTGAGACCATGATGATGCTTGGCTTCTTCCTCACTGTTTTTGTGGAGCAGACCATCCTCACCTTCAGGAAAGAGAAGCCCTCCTTCATCGACCTGGAGACCTTTAATGCCGGGGGCTCCGAGGCCGGCAGCGACTCCGAGTACGACACTCCCTTCATCTCCTCGGCGCAGGGCTCCGTGAGTGGTGATCACCGCTCCCACGGACACCAGCACGGACACTTCAGTCCAGCTGAGCTAGCGGGGGCAGGTCCTCTACGGCTCGCTAGCTTGGTCCTGGCTCTGTCAGCTCACTCTGTGTTTGAAGGCTTGGCTCTGGGCCTCCAGGAGGACGGAGCCAAACTTGGGAGCCTGTTCCTGGGTGTGGCTGTACATGAAACGCTGGCTGCTGTTGCTCTCGGTGTCAGCGTGGCCAAGGCCTCACTTGGCATAAAGGATGCATCCAAGCTGGGCGTCACAGTCAGCTTAATGATCCCACTGGGTATGTTGGTGGGAATGGGCATTGAGTCGGCTCAGAACCTGGCGGGCAGCGTGGTGTCAGTGGTGCTGCAGGGACTTGCTGCCGGCACCTTTCTGTTTGTCACCTTTTTTGAGATTCTGTctagggagctggaggagaaacggGACCGGCTGCTGAAGGTGCTCTTCTTGATCCTTGGGTATGCAGCACTCGCTGTCCTCGTCTTCATCAAATGGTGA
- the LOC114853941 gene encoding excitatory amino acid transporter 5-like isoform X2 — translation MEELLLPSSNEEPRPDPRSSRTMGNRLKAFLQVMLSGDLKRNVKSFCKRNGLLTLSVIAVATGCMLGFMLRGTQMSTQAKIYFSFPGELLMRMLKMLILPLITSSLMSGLSSMESKACCRMGVLTVTYYLWTTFIAVVVGIVLVVIIKPGVGTEVESNRLGGGPVMTSADALLDLIRNMVPSNLIEATFQQYKTDLVPVLKVPSRTIQPNFVYVIPDDRDTKGRTVYLELTPAPEVVYRISPGSSQQMNVLGIVVFSATMGLLLGRMGERGLPLINVCQCINECVMKIINAAVWYFPFGIIFLVAGKILDMQDPSTLGRKLGWYGITVLAGLFVHGLILLPLFYFLLTRKNPFSYIRGLLQAMVIALATSSSSATLPITMKCLLENCCVERQIARFVLPVGATINMDGTALYEAVAAIFIAQVNDYELDFGQLITISITATAASIGAAGIPQAGLVTMVIVLTSVGLPPDDITLIVAIDWILDRFRTMINVLGDALAAGIIAHLCRKDFPLGGAGQSVPSYGTQNPHTQKSCHSVDVPMTDVHSHRECVYEVTGDSACGRRAHTIYYNICQV, via the exons ATGGAGGAGCTTCTTTTACCGAGCAGCAATGAGGAGCCGCGGCCGGACCCCAGGTCGAGCAGGACAATGGGGAATCGGCTCAAGGCCTTCCTCCAGGTGATGCTGAGCGGAGATCTCAAGAGGAACGTGAAGAGTTTTTGTAAAAGGAACGGGCTACTGACGCTATCGGTGATCGCTGTGGCTACCGGCTGCATGCTGGGGTTCATGCTGAGAGGAACCCAGATGTCCACACAG GCTAAAATCTACTTTTCTTTTCCTGGAGAACTGCTGATGAGGATGCTGAAGATGCTCATTCTTCCTCTCATCACTTCCAG TTTGATGTCGGGTCTGTCGTCGATGGAGTCGAAGGCGTGCTGTCGAATGGGTGTCCTCACCGTTACCTACTACCTGTGGACCACCTTCATCGCTGTGGTGGTGGGCATCGTGCTGGTTGTCATCATCAAACCAGGCGTGGGGACGGAGGTGGAAAGCAATCGACTGGGAGGGGGGCCCGTCATGACGTCAGCCGACGCCCTGCTGGACCTCATCAG aAACATGGTTCCCTCTAATCTGATCGAGGCCACGTTTCAGCAG TACAAAACTGACCTGGTTCCGGTCCTCAAAGTCCCAAGCAGAACCATCCAGCCCAATTTTGTCTATGTCATCCCTGATGACCGTGATACCAAAGGTCGGACGGTGTATCTGGAGCTGACTCCGGCCCCTGAGGTCGTGTACAGGATAAGTCCAGGCAGCAGCCAACAGATGAATGTCCTGGGCATCGTGGTCTTCTCTGCCACCATGG gtCTGCTGCTGGGCAGGATGGGAGAGCGAGGGCTGCCACTCATcaatgtgtgtcagtgcatcAACGAGTGCGTTATGAAGATCATCAACGCCGCCGTGTG GTACTTTCCTTTTGGCATCATCTTCCTGGTGGCGGGGAAGATCTTGGACATGCAGGACCCGAGCACCCTGGGGAGGAAGCTGGGCTGGTACGGCATCACCGTGCTTGCCGGGCTCTTTGTCCACGGGCTCATCCTCCTGCCGCTCTTTTACTTCCTGCTCACGAGGAAAAACCCTTTCTCATACATCCGCGGGCTGCTGCAGGCCATGGTGATCGCCTTGGCAACCTCCTCCAG CTCGGCTACGCTGCCCATCACCATGAAGTGTTTGCTGGAGAACTGTTGTGTCGAGAGGCAGATTGCTCGCTTCGTCCTCCCTGTGGGAGCCACCATCAACATGGATGGCACGGCTCTGTACGAGGCTGTGGCTGCCATTTTCATCGCTCAGGTCAACGACTATGAGCTGGACTTTGGTCAGCTGATCACCATCAG CATCACGGCTACAGCTGCCAGCATCGGTGCAGCAGGAATCCCCCAGGCTGGgctggttaccatggtgattGTACTCACTTCAGTGGGGTTGCCTCCAGATGACATCACTCTGATTGTGGCCATTGATTGGATCCT TGACAGGTTTCGGACTATGATCAATGTGCTGGGTGACGCCCTTGCAGCAGGAATTATTGCTCACCTTTGTCGAAAAGATTTCCCGCTAGGCGGAGCTGGACAG TCGGTGCCGTCCTACGGCACACAGAACCCTCACACTCAGAAGAGCTGCCACAGCGTGGATGTGCCAATGACAGACGTCCACTCACACAGAGAGTGTGTGTACGAAGTGACGGGCGACTCGGCATGTGGCAGGCGAGCGCACACCATCTACTACAACATCTGCCAGGTGTGA
- the zgc:113223 gene encoding tetraspanin-33 — translation MQEVPGQQRVFNLGSVPLQVVSAVFIAVGVYAKVAKETDVVDTLTLDPALLLIFVGSITFLVTFLGCLGALRNITCLLKAFLGILAVVLLLQVAAGVVGYIFTDMVMERTDRLLMKAIVLYREDQDLENAIDFVQKKFQCCGVESYKDWSQNVYFQCSDTNPSVESCGVPFSCCVGLQNQTVLNTMCGYGKQRLQENLAQRQIFTVGCLTSIVRWTKNNLLLVAGLTGGLLLLEVAMICLAAAQVCWINKVPQQAQSKKQKDDSIDFPPF, via the exons ATGCAGGAGGTTCCAGGTCAACAACGTGTGTTTAACTTGGGCTCCGTTCCTCTGCAGGTAGTCAGCGCTGTCTTTATAGCAGTGGGCGTCTACGCCAAGGTCGCCAAGGAGACAG ATGTGGTCGACACCCTGACTCTGGatccagctctgctgctgatctTTGTTGGCTCCATCACGTTCCTCGTCACATTCCTGGGATGTTTGGGAGCCCTGCGGAACATCACCTGCCTACTCAAAGCA TTTCTGGGGATCCTGGCCGTagttctcctcctgcaggttgcCGCTGGCGTCGTGGGATACATCTTCACAGACATG GTGATGGAGAGGACGGACCGGCTGCTGATGAAGGCCATTGTCCTCTACAGAGAGGACCAGGACCTGGAAAATGCCATCGACTTCGTCCAGAAGAAG TTCCAGTGCTGTGGAGTTGAGAGCTACAAGGACTGGTCCCAGAATGTCTACTTCCAGTGTTCTGACACCAACCCTAGTGTAGAGTCCTGTGGGGTTCCCTTCTCCTGCTGTGTTGGTCTGCAGAACCAG ACGGTGCTGAACACAATGTGTGGCTATGggaagcagcggctgcaggaaaaTCTGGCCCAACGACAGATCTTCACGGTGGGCTGCCTGACGAGTATCGTGCGATGGACTAagaacaacctgctgctggtggcggGTCTGACCggaggcctgctgctgctcgag GTGGCCATGATCTGCCTAGCTGCTGCTCAGGTCTGTTGGATTAACAAGGTCCCGCAACAAGCACAAAGCAAAAAGCAGAAGGACGACAGCATCGACTTTCCTCCGTTTTAG
- the LOC114853941 gene encoding excitatory amino acid transporter 5-like isoform X4, producing the protein MRMLKMLILPLITSSLMSGLSSMESKACCRMGVLTVTYYLWTTFIAVVVGIVLVVIIKPGVGTEVESNRLGGGPVMTSADALLDLIRNMVPSNLIEATFQQYKTDLVPVLKVPSRTIQPNFVYVIPDDRDTKGRTVYLELTPAPEVVYRISPGSSQQMNVLGIVVFSATMGLLLGRMGERGLPLINVCQCINECVMKIINAAVWYFPFGIIFLVAGKILDMQDPSTLGRKLGWYGITVLAGLFVHGLILLPLFYFLLTRKNPFSYIRGLLQAMVIALATSSRSESRTVMVQLLTWVCTSSYCIFPHILCVLSSATLPITMKCLLENCCVERQIARFVLPVGATINMDGTALYEAVAAIFIAQVNDYELDFGQLITISITATAASIGAAGIPQAGLVTMVIVLTSVGLPPDDITLIVAIDWILDRFRTMINVLGDALAAGIIAHLCRKDFPLGGAGQSVPSYGTQNPHTQKSCHSVDVPMTDVHSHRECVYEVTGDSACGRRAHTIYYNICQV; encoded by the exons ATGAGGATGCTGAAGATGCTCATTCTTCCTCTCATCACTTCCAG TTTGATGTCGGGTCTGTCGTCGATGGAGTCGAAGGCGTGCTGTCGAATGGGTGTCCTCACCGTTACCTACTACCTGTGGACCACCTTCATCGCTGTGGTGGTGGGCATCGTGCTGGTTGTCATCATCAAACCAGGCGTGGGGACGGAGGTGGAAAGCAATCGACTGGGAGGGGGGCCCGTCATGACGTCAGCCGACGCCCTGCTGGACCTCATCAG aAACATGGTTCCCTCTAATCTGATCGAGGCCACGTTTCAGCAG TACAAAACTGACCTGGTTCCGGTCCTCAAAGTCCCAAGCAGAACCATCCAGCCCAATTTTGTCTATGTCATCCCTGATGACCGTGATACCAAAGGTCGGACGGTGTATCTGGAGCTGACTCCGGCCCCTGAGGTCGTGTACAGGATAAGTCCAGGCAGCAGCCAACAGATGAATGTCCTGGGCATCGTGGTCTTCTCTGCCACCATGG gtCTGCTGCTGGGCAGGATGGGAGAGCGAGGGCTGCCACTCATcaatgtgtgtcagtgcatcAACGAGTGCGTTATGAAGATCATCAACGCCGCCGTGTG GTACTTTCCTTTTGGCATCATCTTCCTGGTGGCGGGGAAGATCTTGGACATGCAGGACCCGAGCACCCTGGGGAGGAAGCTGGGCTGGTACGGCATCACCGTGCTTGCCGGGCTCTTTGTCCACGGGCTCATCCTCCTGCCGCTCTTTTACTTCCTGCTCACGAGGAAAAACCCTTTCTCATACATCCGCGGGCTGCTGCAGGCCATGGTGATCGCCTTGGCAACCTCCTCCAGGTCAGAGTCCAGGACAGTTATGGTTCAGCTGCTCACCTGGGTTTGCACCAGTTCTTATTGTATCTTCCCTCATATTCTGTGTGTCCTCAGCTCGGCTACGCTGCCCATCACCATGAAGTGTTTGCTGGAGAACTGTTGTGTCGAGAGGCAGATTGCTCGCTTCGTCCTCCCTGTGGGAGCCACCATCAACATGGATGGCACGGCTCTGTACGAGGCTGTGGCTGCCATTTTCATCGCTCAGGTCAACGACTATGAGCTGGACTTTGGTCAGCTGATCACCATCAG CATCACGGCTACAGCTGCCAGCATCGGTGCAGCAGGAATCCCCCAGGCTGGgctggttaccatggtgattGTACTCACTTCAGTGGGGTTGCCTCCAGATGACATCACTCTGATTGTGGCCATTGATTGGATCCT TGACAGGTTTCGGACTATGATCAATGTGCTGGGTGACGCCCTTGCAGCAGGAATTATTGCTCACCTTTGTCGAAAAGATTTCCCGCTAGGCGGAGCTGGACAG TCGGTGCCGTCCTACGGCACACAGAACCCTCACACTCAGAAGAGCTGCCACAGCGTGGATGTGCCAATGACAGACGTCCACTCACACAGAGAGTGTGTGTACGAAGTGACGGGCGACTCGGCATGTGGCAGGCGAGCGCACACCATCTACTACAACATCTGCCAGGTGTGA